The window TCAGACGAGCGGGCGGGTCTCCTCGCAATCCCGGTGCGCTAGGACCAACGATTATTCGGTTCCGGTGGCACGGGGCCATCAGGAGGTCTGGATCAGGGCCTATGTCGATGAGGTGGTGGTCGGCTGCCGCAGCGAAGTCATCGCCCGTCATCCTCGTTGTTATGCCCGAGGAGGTTATCTTCGACCCGCTCCACTATCTCCCGCTGATCGAGCAGAAGATCAACGCATTCGACGAGCCGCGCCTTTGCAGGGCTGGGATTTGCCAAGCGTTCACGACACTGCAGCGGTTGATGGAAGGCCGCATGCACAAGCATGGCAGGCGTGAATATGTACAGGTGCTGCGCCTGTTGGAAACGTTCACCCTCGCCGATCTCGGGCGGCGGTGGAACAGGCCATTGATCTTGGCGCCATCGGCTTCGATGCCGTCAAGCACCTCGCCCTGTGCCGGGTCGAACGCGTACCGCCCGGGCTGGACACGGACGTCTATCCGCCACGCACAACGGTCGAGAAGACCTTTGCCAGAGCCTATCTGAGCCTGCTCTCCGACCAGCAGGAGGCCGCATGAGCGATCAGACCCGGAGCTTCTTCTCGCTCACAATCTCAAGGCACTCAAGCTGCCTACGTGCCTGCGAGAGCACCACAAGCTCGCCCGGCAATGTGCCGCTGAAGGCGTCGATCATATCCGCTTCCTCGCCCGCCTTGTCGAGATGGAGATGATCGACAGGGAGCGTCGTATGGTCGAGCGGCGCATCAAGGCCGCGCGCTTCCCCGCCGTCAAAAGCCTCGACAGCTTCGACTTCACCGTCATCCCCAGGCTCAACAAGATGCAGGTGCTCGAGATGGCGCGCTGCGAGTGGATCGAGCGGCGTGAGAACGCCATCGCTCTGGGGCCATCGGGCACCGGAAAGACGCACGTAGCGTTGGGGCTCGGACTGGCAGCATGCCAGAAAGGGCTGTCGGTGGGCTTCACCACTGCGGCGGCGCTGGTCAGCGAAATGATGGAGGCGCGCGACGAGCGGCGTCTCCTGCGCTTCCAGAAGCAGATGGTCGGATACAAACTGCTCATCATCGACGAACTGGGCTTCGTACCGCTCTCCAAGACCGGCGCCGAACTGCTGTTCGAGCTGATCTCCCAGCGTTACGAACGCGGCTCCACCTTGATCACCAGCAACCTGCCCTTCGACGAATGGACCGAAACCTTCGGATCCGAGCGTCTCACAGGCGCGCTCCTCGATCGCCTGACCCATCACGTCAGCATCCTCGAGATGAACGGCGAAAGCTATCGCCTCGCTCACAGCCGGGCCCGCAAGGCCAAAATCAGACCCTGAAAAGCAAGCCAATGCCGGGGGGAGTGGCCCTCGGGCTACGCCCTCACGCCACTCCCCCCGGCGTGTAACACGATGGCCTGGTTTTACGCCGCCCCATGGCCGACTTTTGCTCCGCCGTTGACAAACGTTGCCGGCACGCCATGGGACGCCAGAACGTCAAGCACGCGCGGTGTCCACAGCGGGTCCGGCCCATCATCGAACGTCAAGGCGACCTGCTTTGCCGCGTTGCCCCGACGCTGCACGACATCGCCGTGGGGCAGCGCCTCGTAACGCGCACCATGGATGAGACCATCCTTCTTGATATCGAGCGTGCGCCGACCGTCTGCGGCACGTGTCTCGATCCGCAGTATTTCGCCGCTGCCGCGCAGTTCGATGCCCTGCCCGAACGGCAGCGTGCTCAAGGCGTCCTCGGGAGGACGCACTCCGGTTCGCGCGGCTTTCAAGGCGCTCCAGAAGCCCGGATCCTCACTGCCAAGACGCCACAAGGCGACGCCAGCAGGACGCACCTCTTCAACGGCACGCAGCTGGTTCCACGCGCTCACGGCATCCAGCATCCACACCTCATGGCGCACGCCGGATCGGACATAGGCAAATCCCGAATTGCCACTTGCCGGATCGAATTGCGGACGCGTGCCGGCCGCATCCGCCCGGCTCCAAGCCTGCGTGACCGTAATCGAATCGGCAAGAGGCTGCCCTTCCGCCCAGTCGTACGCATAGCTGCCGATGGCCACGATGGCCCGATCCGCGCCCGTGCGCGCCACCGCGCTCTCCACCACCCCTGCGAACCAGGCCTGCGAGGCGATCGCTCCGGGCGAGCCGGACTGCCAGTGCTCGTCATAGGCCATCAGCACGACGCGGTCCGCCGCAGCGCCATAGGCACCAAGATCCCAGGCGTCGTCGGCCACCGGGGCCGCCACCATGACCGTTGCCGCGCGCGCGCCTCGCGCCGGAGCGAGACGGGCGCGTGCTTCCTTCAGCAATTGCAGGTAATCGGCATGTGCGGAGACCGGCAGGTTCTCCAGGTCGAAGAACACGCCCTCGGCATTGTGCCGGGCGATCACCTTGCCAATCCTGTCGAGCAGGGCCGCGCGCTTCTCCGGATGGGCGAGGAGGCGCGCCATGTTCGCACCATCCCAGCCCTCTTCGCTGTCGTTCTGGATCATGATCAGGAGCTGGCTTCGGGGATTACGCGCGAGTGTGGCGGCCAGAGCCGCGTCCTCGGCCTCGATCCAGTCGTGCTGAACCCCACGCACCGAAACCATGCCCGCTGCGACCCAGGTGAGCTGGTCCAGATTCGCCTTGAGCGACTGGCGGCTTGCCTCGTCCCAGGGCATGTAGAAACCAAGTGTTTCGGCGTGAACGAGCGGGTCCGCGGCCCCCATAGCTGCGGGCAGCCAGTCCTCCTGCGAAGGCGCACGCTCCTCCAACGGCATGGCGACGGCCTTGACCGCGCCCTCCCCGCCTGCAGACCGCAATTGCGGGGCCGAACGCGCTTCAATGGACACGACAGCCCATGCAAGCATCGCCAGACCGGACAGCAAGACCAGCCCCACTCCGGCGACGAGCCAGCGCATGCGGCGGCCACGCTTGCCGGAAGGATCGTGAAACACTTGTCGATGCATACGCCTGCCCTGCCCATTGCCGGATCGAGGCGCGCTCTTAAGGGCAGAGAGCCTGCGACCAGCTTAGGCCGGGTCTTGGCAAAAGACGTCGTGCGGGCGGAAGGTTCGATTAAGCATGATGGGCTGACAGGAGCTCAAGGGAGCGAGCCTTCGAGGCCCAGAGCGCGGAGCGACCTCGAAATCTATTCCGGCAGCCATTTCCTTTTGCACGGCGCTTCGCAGTTTCGCCCAAGGCGGGCTTACCGCAAACACCTTGTTCTCTTGTCCTTCCACGCGATGATCTCTCCCTTTCGGCCGCACTGGACAAGCCTCCGGTGCGGCCGTTACCTCTGGCCTCATGAGCACCGTCCCGACCCGCGCCGCAGCAGAATCCGATCCGGCGCGCGAGGCGCGCGACTTGAAAGCGCAGGGGCGTCTCGACGAGGCTCTGGATGCACACCTGCGCGATGTGGCGGCCCGCCCCTCCAGCGCCATTGCCGAACACAATCTGGCCTCGACGCTGGGCGACCTGTCCCGCTTTGCCGAATCTGCCGACGCGGCCCGCCGAGCGTTGACGAAAGGCTCCACCGCACCGGAAACGCAGCTCGTGCTGGCCCGCGCTCTCCAGGGCCTCCTCCAGCTCGACGAGGCCGAGGATGCCTTTCGCCGCGCGCTGGAACTGCGCCCCGACTATCTCGACGCCCACCAGGACCTCGCCCAGCTGCGCTGGATGCGCACCGGCGATCTTGGTCATGCCGCCGCGCACCTCGACGCCGCCCTTGCCCGTCAGGCCCCGGCAACGTCCGCGCTGACGATCCTGCGCGCCCGGCTCGACATTGCCGCGGGCGAAGCGCAAGCCGCGCTGGCACGGCTGGAGCGGCGCCTCTCGTCCCACGCCAAGGACCCGGCCCTGCACCTTGCCGCCGCGCAAGCCGCAGCGGCCGCCGATGCCTGCGAGGCGCATCTGGCCCATGCCGTCCAGGCCCTGCGCCTGGCGCCGTCCTCGCAGATGGCCGCCAAGTCCGCCGTCGAAGCGCTGCTGGGCCTTGGCCGCGCCGAAGAGGGGCGCGACCTTGCCGCGCGCATCCTGGCCCACCATCCCCAGGATCAGGGCGTACGCGCCCTGCTTCTCACCGCCCAGCGCCTGCTCGGGGATTCGCAAGGCAGTGCGCCCTATTGCGATAATGGACTGGTGCGACAGATGGAGGTGCCCACCCCACCGGGCTGGCCTTCGCGCGACGCCTGGCTGAGCGCACTTGGCGACGCATTGCGCGCGCGGCACGGCTGGAGCATGCACCCGCCCGGCCAATCGCTGCGTGGGGGCAGTCAGACCCAGGAAGACCTCGCCCGCAGCCCCGATCCGGTCCTCGCAGGCTTCTTTGCCAGCGTGCGCGAGACAATCGCCCGCTACATTGCCGAGCTTGGCCCGGGCTCCGACCCGACCCGCGCGCGCATTCCCGAACCTGCCAACGCCGATCGTCCGGGCTGGCGCCTGACGGGAGCCTGGTCGGTCCTGCTGCGCGCGGGCGAGGGGCACCACGTCGATCACGTCCATCCCGAGGGCTGGCTCTCAAGCGCCTTTCATGTGGAGACGCCACCCGCGACCGACACCGGCCAGCAGGGCTGGCTCGCCTTCGGGCGGCCGGGCTGCGCGACCTCGCCAGCCTTGGCACCGCTCGCGCACATACGCCCGAAACCCGGGCACCTCGTGCTCTTCCCCAGCTACCTGTGGCACGGCACCGAGCCCTTCGACGGCGAGGCCGACCGTCTCACCGTTGCCTTCGATATCGTGCCGGAAAACCGCGCCTGAATTCGCGCTTGCGAAAAAAGTTTCCCCTTTTTCGGTTTTTTGCCTGAGGGTTCGCGCCGGACCTGCGTCCTACCCTACGACGCAAGGCACACGATGCGCGAAGAGGAGATACGGATATGCGAATTGGGCTTAGGGCGGCGAGCTTCACGGCGATGGCGCTCCTGCTGACCTCACCGGGCCTGGCCCAGATCTCACAGCCCAACACGATGGGCATCGCGACGCCGGCCGAAAGCTTCCCGCAGGAACCGGGCAGCGACTACTTCCTCGCCAACTACGACCAGTACGAGGCTTACCTCAAGACGCTGGCCAGCCAGTCGGACCGCATGAAGCTGGTCGACATCGGCAAGAGTGCGGAAGGCCGCACGATGTGGGTGGCGATCGTCTCCTCGCCCGAGAACCTTGCCAAGCTCGATCACTACAAGGACATCAACGCCCGCCTCGCAAGGGCCAAGGGCCTCGACGATGCACAGGCACAGGCGCTGGCCGAGGAAGGCAAGGCCGTGGTCTGGATCGATGCCGGCATGCACGCGACCGAGACCGTGACCACCCAGTCGCAAATCCACGTCCTCTACCGCATGCTGACGAAGAACGACGCCGAGACGAAGCGCATTCTCGACGATGTCATCATCCTCTTTGGCCATGACAACCCGGACGGCCTCCAGCTTGTCGCCGACTGGTACATGCGCAACGAGGACCCGGAGAAGCGCGAATTCCGCACGATCCCGCGCCTCTACCAGAAGTACGTCGGGCACGATAACAACCGCGACAGCTTCATGGCGCAGATGCCCGAGACCGAGAACGTCAACCGCGTGCTGTTCCGCGAGTGGTTCCCCCAGATCATCTTCAACCAGCACCAGACCGGGCCCGAGGGCATGGTGGTGTTCGTGCCGCCCTTCCGCGATCCCTTCAACTACAACTACGATCCCCTGCTGATGACCGAGCTGCAGGAAGTGGGCTCGACCATGCACAGCCGCCTCATTGCGGAGAACAAGCCGGGCTCGGGCATGCGCAGTTCCGCATCGTACTCCACCTGGCACAACGGCATGGAGCGCTCGGTCTCCTACTTCCACAACTCGATCGGGCTTCTCACCGAGATCATCGGCGGGCCGACGCCCATGAATATCCCGCTCGTCCCCGAAGTGCAGCTGCCCGACAACGACAAGCCCATGCCCATCGCCCCGCGCGAATGGCATCTGGCCGACAGCCTGGAATACCAGTGGAGCCTTGACCGCGCGGTGCTGGACTATGCCTCGCGCAACCGCGACCGGCTGCTGTTCAACTACTACCGCATGGGCAAGAATTCCATCGAGGAGGGCCTGACCGACAGCTGGACGACGACGCCCACCGATATCGAGGAGCTTCAGGAAGCGGGCAAGGACCGCCCGGCCCCCAAGGACGAAAACAGCTACTTCCGTGCCAACCGCGTCGACCCGGCGCTCTACGGCGAAGTCCTCCAGGCAAACGAGAAGCGCGACCCGCGCGCCTATGTCATCTCGCGCAGCCAGCGTGACCTGCCGACCACGGTCGCCTTCCTCAACGCACTTCTCAAGAACGGCGTTGAAGTGCTGGAAGCCGATGCCCCGTTCTCGGCTGCGGGCACCAGCTATCCGGCGGGCTCGTGGATCGTGAAGACCTCGCAGGCCTATCGCCCCCACGTCCTCGACATGTTCGAGCCGCAGGATCACCCGCACGACGTCGAATACCCCGGCGGTCCGCCCAAGATGCCCTACGACATCACCGGCTATACGCTCTCCGACCAGATGGGCGTGGGCTATGACCGCGTGTTCGAGACCATCGATCCGGCAGCGTCGCCCATCACCGGCCTTCTCGACGTGCCCGCCGGCCAGGTCGTGGGATCGGGCGATGCGGGCTGGCTGGTGCGCCACGAGACCAACAACAGCTTCATCCTCACCAACCGTCTGCTGAAGGCAGGCCTGCCGGTCTCCTGGATCAAGAGCGCGACGCGCGCCGGAAACGTGGAATTTGCCCCCGGTGCCGTCTGGATCCCGTCTTCGGGTGAGGCCCGGCGCATCGTCGAGGCCTCGGTCAAGGACCTGGGCATCAACGCCTATGCGCAAGGCGCCGCGCCTTCGCAGGAGGCCATGGCCATCGCCCCCGTGCGCGTCGGGCTCGTCGACCAGTACGGCGGCGTCATGCCCTCGGGCTGGACGCGCTGGCTCTTCGAGCAGTACGAGTTTCCCTTCGAGGTCGTCTTCCCCAGCGAGCTCGACCAGGGCAACCTTGCCGACAAGTTCGACGTCCTCGTCTTTGCCAACGGCACCGTGCCGCCGGTGAAGGACGGTCCCTGGAGCGGACGCCCCTCCTCGATGCCGGATCCCGAGACGATCCCGGCCGAATACCGCTCGCAGCTGGGGCTCGTCAGCGAAGAGAAGACCGCGCCCGCGCTGGCCGAGTTCGCCCAGGACGGCGGCACGATCATCGCCATCGGCAACGCCGCCCGTCTGGCCACGATGCTCAAGGCCCCGCTCGTCCCCGCCCTTGCCAAGGAGGAAGACGGCGAACTCAAGGGCCTGACCACCAGCGAGTTCTTCATCCCCGGTGCCCTTGTCGAAGCGCGCGTCGATCCCTCGCAGCCGCTCGCCTACGGCATCACGCCAACGGTCGACATGTTCTTCGACCGCAGCCAGTCCTTCACCTTCACGGGAAGGGGCACGAAGGCCCGCAAGGTCTCCTGGTACGAAAGCCCGACCCCGCTCAAGAGCGGCTGGGCGATGGGCCAGGAGAAGCTCCAGGGCACGACCGCGATTGCCGATGTGGACCTGGGCAAGGGCAAGCTCTTCGTGATGGGCCCCGAAGTCACGCAGCGCGCTCAGCCCTACCCGACCTTCAAGTTCCTGTTCAATGGCATCCTCTACGGCCCCTCCAGCAAGAAGTAACCAAACACTCAGACACACAGCGTGCCGGGCGTGGAATATCCACGTCCGGCATTTTTTATAAATTATTTCGTATCCGAAGTGAGGGGCATTGAACGCGCTGCGTCTCTTGTTGGTGAACGTGACATCACTTCACCAAATGAGGGGTAACGATGAAGTCCAGAACGCCCATTCGCCTGTTCCTGACCGGTACGTGCGCACCTTGCGCCCTGCTTGCCACCGGCGCACTTGCCCAGAGCCTGCCCGAAGCCCCTCCCGAGCCCGAGAACGTGGGCAGCATCGTCGTTACCGGCTCGCGCATCGCCCGCCCCGACTACGAAGCGAACAGTCCGATCGTCTCCATCGGCAACGAAGCGCTGGAAGACAGCGGACGTTTGACGGTCGAGAAGGCGCTCTCCCAGATGCCCCAGTTCACCGGCGCGTTCGGTGAATCGAATGGCGGCTCCACCAGCACCGGCCTCAACGGCGGCCAGGCTTACGCCAGCCTTCGTGGTCTTGGCGCCAAGCGAACCCTGCTGCTGGTCGACGGGCGCCGTCTCCAGCCCTCCAACCCGGACGGCTCGGTCGACCTCAACACCATCCCCGAAGCGCTTATCGAAAGCGTCGAGGTCATCACCGGCGGCGCCTCGACGACCTACGGCTCGGACGCGACCGCGGGCGTCGTCAACTTCCGCCTCAAGCGCAGCTTCGACGGCATCGAGATGCACGGCCAGATCGGCACGAGCGACTACAAGGACGGTGAGAGCTACCGCATCGGCGCAGTCGCAGGCTCGGAGTTCGCGGACGGTCGCGGTTCGGCGGTCATGTCCTTCGACTACACCAAGCGCTCGCGCGCCTATCAGTATAACCGCGACTACTACCGCTACCGTTCCACGGTCGCCGGGCTCGCCACGATCCCCCAGGGCACGGCCCTGTTCGGCTCGAACCTGCCCAGCATCGATGCCGTCAACGACGTCTTCCAGGGCACCTACGGCACCCCCGCACTGACCGGAAACGCCGCCGGGCAGTACACCGGCTGGATGGGCTTCAACACCGACCAGAGCCTCTTCACCAATGTCGGCGTGCCGGTCTACAACTTCCGGGACGGCGATTCCGACGAGGCGTACCTCGTCACCACCTCGCCCACCAACCAGCAGTTGAACTTCGGCTATACCGGCGGCTCGATCCAGTCTGACCTTGATCGCTACAGCTTCTATGGCAAGCTCAATTACGAGCTCACCGATAGCATCCGCGCCTTCGCCGACTTCTCGATGACCGACTACACCTCGGTCGGCCGGGCCAACCCGACGCTGGCCTCCAATGTCTATGGTCTCAGCGTCCCGGTCTCCAACCCCTTCATCTCCAGCGAATTCGCCTCGATCCTCGCCTCGCGCCCCGATCCCGAGGCCGACTTCACCTTCTACAAGGCGTTCAACATCCTGGGCCCGCGCTACCAGCGCTATCACTACAACGTCTGGCAGGGCACGGCGGGCCTTGCGGGTGACGTGGGCGTCAAGGACTGGACCTGGGAAGTCTACGGCGCGCTGAGCAAGGCCAAGTTCGAGAACGAGCAGACCGGCGGCGCCAGCGCCTCGGCCCTGCGCGACCTGCTCTACAGCCCGAGTGGCGGCAGCGACCTGTGCGAAGGCGGCTTCAACCCCTTCGGCAACCTGACGCCCTCGCAGGACTGCATCGACTTCATCTCGCGCCGCACGCTCAACACCAATACGCTCAAGCAGCGCACGGTCGAAGGCTCGATGCAGGGCGGCCTGTTCGAGATGCCCGCAGGCCAGGTGCGCTTCGCCGTGGGCGCGGACTACCGCTACAACGCCTATACGTTCGAGCCCGACAACCAGCTCAGCCAGGCCGATGGCACCAGCGACATCCTGGGCTACAGCGTGCTGCGTTCCGCCTCCGGTTCGGTCTCGACCAAGGAATTCTTCGCCGAACTGTTCGTGCCGATCCTGCGTGACCTGCCCGCGATCCAGGAATTCAACCTCGACCTTGGCTACCGCTATTCGGACTACAGTTCGGTTGGCGGGGTGCACACCTACAAGGCCGACTTCGACTGGCGCGTGATCGACAACGTGCGCCTGCGCGGCGGGTACAACCGCGCTATCCGTGCGCCCAGCGTGGGCGAGCTCTACGCCCCCGTCTCGACCGGCAGCGTGGGCATCGGCACGCCCTCGCCCAGCAACACCAACGGCGATCCGTGCGACGTGCGCTCCTCCTACCGGCAGGGCGCGGCGGGCGATGACGTGCGCGACCTGTGCCTCGCACAAGGTGTCCCGGCGAGCATCATCGACAGCTACCAGCTCGGCACCGCACAGGTCTTTGCCCTTACCGGCGGCAACCCGGACCTGCAGGAAGAAAAGGCCGACACGCTGTCCTTCGGCGCGGTGCTGACCTCGCCCTTCGTCTCGCCGATGCTGTCCAACATGTCGCTCTCGTTCGACTGGTACCAGATCAAGATGAAGGAGGCGATCGGCCCGCTCTCGATCGCACAGGGCATCCAGTTCTGCTTCAACTCGGGCGGCAACAACCCGAACTTCGATCCGCAGAACTACTACTGCTCGCTGATCGAGCGCAGCTCGGACAGCGGCGTGCCGGTCAACCCGGTCCAGCCGCTCCTGAACCTGGGCACCTTCAACGTGAAGGGCATCGACGTGCAGTTCGACTGGAACTTCGGGCTCGACACCATCTTCGGCGGCGATCCGGGCGAGATCGCGATCAACGTCGCGGGCAGCTACCTCGACACCTTCTCGATCCAGGCCCTGCCCGGCGCTCCGACCTACGACTATGCGGGCAGCATCGGCACCGGCATCGAATCGGGCGCGGGCACCGCGCACCCGCGCTGGAAGTCGGTGAGCGCGTTCACCTGGTCCAAGGACGGCTACAGCCTGGGCCTGCGCTGGAGGCACATTTCCTCGATGATCGCCTCCAACCGCGTCGTCTCGCCCACCAGCACCACGCGCGGGGTGAGCGCCTACGACGTCTTCGATCTCAACGCGCGTGCGCAGCTGCCCGCCGAGACCGAACTGCGCATCGGCATCACCAACCTTTTCAACCGCCATCCCCCGCAGGTGGGCGACAGCGAGGGCAACTACGACGCCCAGAACTACGACGTCATCGGGCGCTACTTCAACGCCTCGATCACCAAGCGCTTCTGATACCCGCCCTGGCCTTCGGGACCGGCGTTGCGCCCTCACACGGGACGCGGCCTCGGCCCCGAAGGTCCTTTTGCGATCTTAGTTGAGACCAAGGACAGCACATGACCTTCCTTCCCATCCCCCTTCGCGGCCTGCGCCGCATGGCCCGTGCCGCACTGCTGGCGGCAAGCACCGCCCTCACCACGCCCGCGCTGGCCGCCCCCATTCCCGAAGCGCAGCAGGACCAGATCCTCGCCGCGCTGGAAAGCGACAAGGCGCTCTTCGATGAAACCGCACTCAAGATCTGGGACTACGCCGAACTGGGCTACCTCGAGACACAAAGCTCCAGCCTCCTCCAGTCGCGCCTGGCCGAGGCCGGTTTCACCGTGAAAGCGGGCATCGCGGGCGAACCCACCGCCTTTGTCGCCAGCTACCGCACCGGCGAGGGCCCGGTGATCGCGCTCCTGGCCGAGTACGACGCCCTGCCCGGCCTTTCGCAGGCCGCCTCTCCCATGCGCCAGCCGCTGGAAACCGAAGGCGGTCATGGATGTGGCCACAACCTCTTCGGCACCGCCTCGACCTACGCGGGGATCGCGGTGAAGGAATGGATGGAGGCGAACGGCATCAAGGGCGAGGTGCGCGTCTACGGGACCCCGGCCGAGGAAGGCGGCTCGGGCAAGGCCTACATGGTGCGCGACGGGGTGTTCGACGATATCGACATCGCGCTCCACTGGCACCCGGGCAACACCAATTCGGCCGCGCAAGGCCCCAGCCTTGCCAACATCTCGGGCAAGTTCCGCTTCCACGGCCGCTCGTCGCACGCCGCCGGGGCCCCTGCTGCAGGCCGCTCCGCACTCGATGGCGTGGAAGCGATGGACGCCATGGTCAACATGATGCGCGAGCACATTCCTGACGGCACGCGCATCCACTACGTCATCACCGATGG is drawn from Novosphingobium decolorationis and contains these coding sequences:
- a CDS encoding glycosyl hydrolase family 18 protein, whose product is MRWLVAGVGLVLLSGLAMLAWAVVSIEARSAPQLRSAGGEGAVKAVAMPLEERAPSQEDWLPAAMGAADPLVHAETLGFYMPWDEASRQSLKANLDQLTWVAAGMVSVRGVQHDWIEAEDAALAATLARNPRSQLLIMIQNDSEEGWDGANMARLLAHPEKRAALLDRIGKVIARHNAEGVFFDLENLPVSAHADYLQLLKEARARLAPARGARAATVMVAAPVADDAWDLGAYGAAADRVVLMAYDEHWQSGSPGAIASQAWFAGVVESAVARTGADRAIVAIGSYAYDWAEGQPLADSITVTQAWSRADAAGTRPQFDPASGNSGFAYVRSGVRHEVWMLDAVSAWNQLRAVEEVRPAGVALWRLGSEDPGFWSALKAARTGVRPPEDALSTLPFGQGIELRGSGEILRIETRAADGRRTLDIKKDGLIHGARYEALPHGDVVQRRGNAAKQVALTFDDGPDPLWTPRVLDVLASHGVPATFVNGGAKVGHGAA
- a CDS encoding 2OG-Fe(II) oxygenase family protein, encoding MSTVPTRAAAESDPAREARDLKAQGRLDEALDAHLRDVAARPSSAIAEHNLASTLGDLSRFAESADAARRALTKGSTAPETQLVLARALQGLLQLDEAEDAFRRALELRPDYLDAHQDLAQLRWMRTGDLGHAAAHLDAALARQAPATSALTILRARLDIAAGEAQAALARLERRLSSHAKDPALHLAAAQAAAAADACEAHLAHAVQALRLAPSSQMAAKSAVEALLGLGRAEEGRDLAARILAHHPQDQGVRALLLTAQRLLGDSQGSAPYCDNGLVRQMEVPTPPGWPSRDAWLSALGDALRARHGWSMHPPGQSLRGGSQTQEDLARSPDPVLAGFFASVRETIARYIAELGPGSDPTRARIPEPANADRPGWRLTGAWSVLLRAGEGHHVDHVHPEGWLSSAFHVETPPATDTGQQGWLAFGRPGCATSPALAPLAHIRPKPGHLVLFPSYLWHGTEPFDGEADRLTVAFDIVPENRA
- a CDS encoding M14 family metallopeptidase, with amino-acid sequence MRIGLRAASFTAMALLLTSPGLAQISQPNTMGIATPAESFPQEPGSDYFLANYDQYEAYLKTLASQSDRMKLVDIGKSAEGRTMWVAIVSSPENLAKLDHYKDINARLARAKGLDDAQAQALAEEGKAVVWIDAGMHATETVTTQSQIHVLYRMLTKNDAETKRILDDVIILFGHDNPDGLQLVADWYMRNEDPEKREFRTIPRLYQKYVGHDNNRDSFMAQMPETENVNRVLFREWFPQIIFNQHQTGPEGMVVFVPPFRDPFNYNYDPLLMTELQEVGSTMHSRLIAENKPGSGMRSSASYSTWHNGMERSVSYFHNSIGLLTEIIGGPTPMNIPLVPEVQLPDNDKPMPIAPREWHLADSLEYQWSLDRAVLDYASRNRDRLLFNYYRMGKNSIEEGLTDSWTTTPTDIEELQEAGKDRPAPKDENSYFRANRVDPALYGEVLQANEKRDPRAYVISRSQRDLPTTVAFLNALLKNGVEVLEADAPFSAAGTSYPAGSWIVKTSQAYRPHVLDMFEPQDHPHDVEYPGGPPKMPYDITGYTLSDQMGVGYDRVFETIDPAASPITGLLDVPAGQVVGSGDAGWLVRHETNNSFILTNRLLKAGLPVSWIKSATRAGNVEFAPGAVWIPSSGEARRIVEASVKDLGINAYAQGAAPSQEAMAIAPVRVGLVDQYGGVMPSGWTRWLFEQYEFPFEVVFPSELDQGNLADKFDVLVFANGTVPPVKDGPWSGRPSSMPDPETIPAEYRSQLGLVSEEKTAPALAEFAQDGGTIIAIGNAARLATMLKAPLVPALAKEEDGELKGLTTSEFFIPGALVEARVDPSQPLAYGITPTVDMFFDRSQSFTFTGRGTKARKVSWYESPTPLKSGWAMGQEKLQGTTAIADVDLGKGKLFVMGPEVTQRAQPYPTFKFLFNGILYGPSSKK
- a CDS encoding TonB-dependent receptor domain-containing protein — translated: MKSRTPIRLFLTGTCAPCALLATGALAQSLPEAPPEPENVGSIVVTGSRIARPDYEANSPIVSIGNEALEDSGRLTVEKALSQMPQFTGAFGESNGGSTSTGLNGGQAYASLRGLGAKRTLLLVDGRRLQPSNPDGSVDLNTIPEALIESVEVITGGASTTYGSDATAGVVNFRLKRSFDGIEMHGQIGTSDYKDGESYRIGAVAGSEFADGRGSAVMSFDYTKRSRAYQYNRDYYRYRSTVAGLATIPQGTALFGSNLPSIDAVNDVFQGTYGTPALTGNAAGQYTGWMGFNTDQSLFTNVGVPVYNFRDGDSDEAYLVTTSPTNQQLNFGYTGGSIQSDLDRYSFYGKLNYELTDSIRAFADFSMTDYTSVGRANPTLASNVYGLSVPVSNPFISSEFASILASRPDPEADFTFYKAFNILGPRYQRYHYNVWQGTAGLAGDVGVKDWTWEVYGALSKAKFENEQTGGASASALRDLLYSPSGGSDLCEGGFNPFGNLTPSQDCIDFISRRTLNTNTLKQRTVEGSMQGGLFEMPAGQVRFAVGADYRYNAYTFEPDNQLSQADGTSDILGYSVLRSASGSVSTKEFFAELFVPILRDLPAIQEFNLDLGYRYSDYSSVGGVHTYKADFDWRVIDNVRLRGGYNRAIRAPSVGELYAPVSTGSVGIGTPSPSNTNGDPCDVRSSYRQGAAGDDVRDLCLAQGVPASIIDSYQLGTAQVFALTGGNPDLQEEKADTLSFGAVLTSPFVSPMLSNMSLSFDWYQIKMKEAIGPLSIAQGIQFCFNSGGNNPNFDPQNYYCSLIERSSDSGVPVNPVQPLLNLGTFNVKGIDVQFDWNFGLDTIFGGDPGEIAINVAGSYLDTFSIQALPGAPTYDYAGSIGTGIESGAGTAHPRWKSVSAFTWSKDGYSLGLRWRHISSMIASNRVVSPTSTTRGVSAYDVFDLNARAQLPAETELRIGITNLFNRHPPQVGDSEGNYDAQNYDVIGRYFNASITKRF
- a CDS encoding amidohydrolase — its product is MTFLPIPLRGLRRMARAALLAASTALTTPALAAPIPEAQQDQILAALESDKALFDETALKIWDYAELGYLETQSSSLLQSRLAEAGFTVKAGIAGEPTAFVASYRTGEGPVIALLAEYDALPGLSQAASPMRQPLETEGGHGCGHNLFGTASTYAGIAVKEWMEANGIKGEVRVYGTPAEEGGSGKAYMVRDGVFDDIDIALHWHPGNTNSAAQGPSLANISGKFRFHGRSSHAAGAPAAGRSALDGVEAMDAMVNMMREHIPDGTRIHYVITDGGKAPNVVPDEAEVYYYVRHVDPQVVRDVMGWVREASQGAAMGTQTSVDFEQTGGVYSLLPNETLMKVMDRSLHKAGAITWTAEETAFARKLQESFKDRAAPLESVGQIQPAVIEEKALSGSTDVADVSWVKPTVGLSTATFVPGSAGHSWQNTAAAGSTIGLKGAMVAAKTLALTAAELLVSPAEIAEATTEFEKRRGADFKYEAMIGDRPPPLDYRKTASE